The following coding sequences are from one Lolium rigidum isolate FL_2022 chromosome 6, APGP_CSIRO_Lrig_0.1, whole genome shotgun sequence window:
- the LOC124666471 gene encoding disease resistance protein RGA2-like produces MAEVVLAGLQMAASPILKKLLADASRYLGVDMASELHELETTIMPQLELMIEAANKSNHRTKLDKWLQELKEAFYKAEDLLDMHEYNLLERKAKSGKGTSPPHDSTISPILKPLHAASNRLSNLCSKNRKLISQLNELKAILAKGKVFRALLCLPAGNSIDGPSVQTSLVPLATSLPPLKVIGRDKDRDHIIDLLTKPVGPEANSAIYSGLAIIGAGGMGKSTLAQHVYNDQRVQDHFDARMWVCVSRRLDVHRHTCEIIESAAKRECPRVGNLDTLQCQLRDILQKSEKFLLVLDDVWFDDSSSQMEWDQLLAPLVSQQKGSKVLVTSRRDTFPAALYCERGLRLESMEDTQFLALFKHYAFTGAEISNPPLFQRLEAIAEKIAKRLGQSPLAAKVVGSQLKGKMNISAWKDALTLKIVSLNEPRTALLWSYQKLDPRLQRCFVYCSLFPKGHKYNIDELVHLLIAEGLIDPCNQNRRMVDVGKDYLNEMASGSFLQPFSEKYKEPSYIMHDLLHDLAESLSKEHCFRLEDDKVTEIPCTVRHLSVRVENMKQHKHIICKLHNLRTVICIDPLTDDVSDIFHHVLQNLKKLRVLHLCFYNSSKLPETVGELKHLRYLNLIRTSIAELPGSLCALYHLQLLQLNHKVKSLPDKLCNLSKLQHLEGYRELYNLFEEALPQIPYIGKLGLLQHVKEFCVQKQKGCDLGQLREMKELSGSLCIKNLENVNGKDEALESKLYQKSHLGSLELVWSCNDGMDSEGSLQLEVLEGLVPPPQLMGLKIEGFKSATYPRWLVESLHFENLESFKLVNCSALESLPINIELFRHCSELLLENVPSLKILSCLPAELTHLSITSCPLLIFIMNDELEQHDQSENTTRTEYLASQLASIWEVDSGEEIREVISSDHSSLKQLMTLMDTDMSHLQTIANAENDATILKEDIIKAWICCHQKRIRFVYGRHIGMPLVPPSGLRQLALSSCSITDGALAVCLDSLTSLRDLSLVEIMTLTTLPSQEVFQHLHKLEYLIIRNCWCFRSLGGLRVATSLLDVRLLSCPSLDLEGGADLMPSMLKRLIISSSVVATNLFSSDLPHLKYFSMFGCRSSVSLSIGHLTSLKSLILQGMPDLCLLEGLPSLKLQRLDLIDVPKLTAECIGQFRAQKSLCVSSLAMLNQMLLAEGFTVPPFLSLQECKEPFVSFKDSANFTYVKCLTLCGCEMRSLPGNLKCFSSLTKLDIYECPNISSLPDLPSSLQHICFWDCERLIESCRAPDGESWPKIAHVRWKDFRSKL; encoded by the coding sequence ATGGCGGAGGTGGTGCTGGCTGGCTTACAAATGGCAGCATCGCCGATCCTAAAGAAGCTCCTCGCTGATGCTTCCAGGTATCTTGGTGTTGACATGGCGAGTGAGCTCCATGAACTGGAGACCACCATCATGCCACAGCTTGAGCTGATGATTGAAGCAGCTAACAAGAGCAACCACAGGACCAAGCTGGACAAGTGGCTCCAAGAACTCAAAGAAGccttctacaaagccgaagatctGCTCGACATGCACGAGTACAACCTCCTCGAGCGCAAAGCAAAGAGCGGGAAGGGTACCTCGCCACCACATGATTCCACCATCAGCCCTATTCTGAAGCCTCTGCATGCTGCTTCCAACCGGTTGTCCAATCTGTGCTCCAAGAATAGGAAGCTAATTAGCCAGCTGAATGAACTGAAGGCCATTCTGGCGAAAGGCAAGGTGTTCCGTGCACTTCTTTGCTTACCAGCTGGCAACAGTATAGATGGCCCTTCTGTACAAACATCCCTTGTTCCTCTGGCCACATCATTACCACCTCTGAAAGTAATTGGCCGTGACAAAGATCGCGATCATATAATAGACCTTCTTACTAAGCCGGTTGGTCCAGAGGCTAATTCAGCTATATATTCGGGTTTGGCCATTATTGGAGCAGGAGGCATGGGAAAATCCACCTTGGCACAACATGTTTACAATGACCAGAGGGTGCAAGACCATTTTGATGCTCGGATGTGGGTTTGCGTCTCACGTAGACTTGATGTCCATCGTCACACATGTGAGATTATTGAATCCGCAGCTAAGCGGGAGTGCCCACGCGTTGGTAATCTGGATACTCTCCAGTGCCAATTAAGGGACATACTGCAAAAATCAGAGAAATTCTTGCTTGTGTTGGATGATGTTTGGTTTGATGACTCGAGCAGTCAGATGGAATGGGACCAACTTTTAGCTCCTCTAGTTTCGCAGCAAAAGGGAAGCAAAGTACTAGTAACTTCTCGCCGGGATACATTTCCTGCTGCTCTTTACTGTGAAAGGGGGCTCCGTTTGGAAAGCATGGAAGATACTCAGTTCTTGGCACTTTTCAAACACTATGCCTTCACTGGAGCAGAAATCAGCAACCCTCCATTGTTTCAAAGGCTAGAAGCAATTGCAGAGAAGATAGCTAAAAGGCTTGGACAATCTCCTTTGGCTGCAAAAGTTGTGGGCTCCCAGTTGAAAGGGAAAATGAATATCTCTGCCTGGAAGGATGCTCTAACTTTAAAGATCGTCAGCTTAAACGAGCCCAGAACAGCCTTGTTGTGGAGTTATCAGAAGTTAGATCCACGTCTGCAGAGGTGCTTTGTATATTGCAGCTTGTTTCCGAAAGGGCACAAGTATAACATTGATGAGTTGGTTCACCTGCTGATAGCGGAGGGACTTATTGATCCATGCAACCAGAACAGGAGAATGGTAGATGTTGGAAAGGATTACCTCAATGAGATGGCTTCTGGGTCTTTCTTGCAACCATTTTCTGAAAAATATAAAGAGCCAAGCTACATTATGCATGATCTTCTTCATGATTTGGCAGAGTCGCTCTCTAAAGAACACTGCTTTCGCTTAGAGGATGATAAGGTGACAGAAATACCATGCACTGTTCGACATCTATCTGTTCGTGTTGAGAATATGAAACAGCATAAGCACATCATCTGCAAGCTACATAATCTGCGCACTGTTATCTGCATTGACCCACTTACAGACGATGTGAGTGATATTTTCCATCACGTACTGCAAAATTTGAAGAAGTTGCGTGTACTCCATTTGTGCTTTTACAATAGTAGCAAGCTGCCTGAAACTGTTGGTGAACTGAAGCACCTTCGGTATTTAAACCTCATTAGAACTTCCATTGCTGAATTACCTGGTTCATTATGTGCTCTTTACCACTTACAGTTACTACAGTTGAACCATAAAGTTAAGAGTTTACCTGACAAACTCTGCAATTTAAGTAAGCTACAACATCTTGAGGGGTATCGTGAGTTATATAATTTGTTTGAAGAAGCGCTGCCTCAAATCCCTTATATAGGCAAGCTAGGTTTGCTCCAACATGTTAAAGAATTTTGTGTGCAAAAGCAGAAGGGATGTGACTTAGGACAACTCAGAGAGATGAAAGAGCTTAGTGGTAGTTTATGTATAAAAAATCTCGAGAATGTCAACGGAAAAGATGAAGCCTTGGAGTCGAAGCTATATCAGAAAAGTCATCTTGGAAGCTTGGAGCTTGTCTGGAGTTGCAATGATGGCATGGATTCGGAGGGTAGTTTACAGTTAGAAGTTCTAGAAGGTTTGGTGCCGCCGCCACAACTTATGGGCCTCAAAATCGAGGGTTTCAAATCTGCAACATATCCAAGATGGTTAGTCGAGAGTTTACATTTTGAGAATTTGGAATCCTTTAAGCTTGTTAATTGCAGTGCATTAGAAAGCTTGCCAATCAATATAGAGCTCTTTAGGCATTGCTCTGAACTGCTGCTCGAGAATGTCCCAAGTCTGAAAATATTATCTTGTCTTCCAGCAGAACTTACACACTTATCAATTACCAGTTGCCCACTGCTTATTTTTATTATGAATGATGAACTAGAACAACATGATCAGAGTGAGAACACCACGAGGACAGAGTACTTGGCATCACAACTTGcttccatatgggaggtggattcCGGAGAGGAAATTAGGGAAGTAATTTCATCAGACCACTCATCTCTGAAGCAGTTGATGACATTGATGGATACTGACATGTCACATCTTCAAACCATTGCAAATGCTGAGAACGACGCAACAATTCTGAAAGAGGATATCATCAAGGCATGGATATGTTGCCATCAGAAGAGGATAAGATTCGTTTATGGAAGGCACATCGGGATGCCTCTGGTTCCACCATCAGGACTTCGTCAACTTGCTCTTTCTTCATGCAGTATCACAGACGGGGCATTAGCTGTATGCCTGGATAGTCTCACTTCACTGAGAGATTTGTCCTTAGTGGAGATCATGACTTTAACTACACTTCCGTCACAAGAGGTCTTCCAACATTTGCATAAGCTCGAGTACTTAATCATTAGAAATTGCTGGTGTTTCAGGTCATTAGGGGGCTTACGAGTTGCTACCTCTCTTTTGGATGTAAGATTGCTTTCCTGCCCTTCTTTGGACTTGGAAGGCGGAGCAGATTTAATGCCGTCAATGCTTAAGAGGCTCATTATATCCAGCTCCGTGGTTGCAACTAATCTCTTCAGTAGTGACTTGCCGCACCTGAAATATTTTTCCATGTTTGGCTGCAGAAGCTCTGTTTCTTTGTCGATTGGTCATCTGACCTCCCTTAAATCACTAATACTACAAGGTATGCCTGATCTGTGCTTACTTGAAGGACTGCCATCCCTTAAACTTCAGCGCCTAGATTTGATAGATGTCCCGAAGCTAACTGCAGAGTGCATCGGACAGTTTCGAGCCCAGAAGTCACTCTGTGTTAGCAGCCTTGCGATGCTCAACCAAATGCTCTTGGCTGAAGGTTTCACAGTTCCACCATTTCTCTCTCTTCAAGAATGCAAAGAGCCATTTGTGTCATTTAAAGACTCTGCAAATTTCACTTATGTCAAGTGCCTGACATTATGTGGGTGTGAAATGAGGTCCCTGCCAGGAAATCTGAAGTGCTTCTCCAGTCTGACGAAACTCGATATCTATGAATGCCCAAACATATCATCTTTACCAGATCTGCCATCCTCCCTCCAACATATATGTTTTTGGGATTGTGAGCGCCTGATTGAGAGCTGCCGAGCACCTGATGGAGAAAGCTGGCCAAAGATTGCGCATGTCCGATGGAAGGATTTCAGAAGTAAATTGTGA